A genome region from Eurosta solidaginis isolate ZX-2024a chromosome 2, ASM4086904v1, whole genome shotgun sequence includes the following:
- the LOC137239304 gene encoding restin homolog has protein sequence MDSLLLINYFEKQAKVSSHLQELMAQVTKCLLRKEEQRSLEKSLQQETLTLTMDVYEMEGVSKQLKLQYDQQSAGEESINTIYKYAIQFCTQIQNIDWNAQMHCKLELMQLQCQNELRELSEEYEMAQKRRSELQQRPIVQMAHTAQKELVDVEAKMNQSKQTAFEHQTKLLDRLTDMRNERNATIVYLVEGSKKIVDLNKEIEDEKSSHEHQRKELLRQKQELISKLQKHSAKLPDASAGNIEDKESLPQVENAPVTITKLEPFPNMGNGCNATTVCAEQKKLSFVELFKEWGTKRQLQFPQIMTNAANMFPEKSPITPPKEILSTSLTVSNISINHINEPLTNVCIESTPRSVSRRPYEDESDTLFIPKKRVRLTDQEVVESNDTFFSEAVSNEIESAYSAKENEIENRGNATFVIEQSTEIPSKSDTETIEIFSTGEMEKRETMRAEELTKQKVNKPVFVKANKLLKKAKLMGSQKMTSKVFKSCKSRVGNGKSKIEIQECRIIKPAGTKLPTKLPIDLPQEEQAIKSPKSRNSSTNASPATKIEVKIFKSPQRPPKRKAAKLSDCDVYFRKFLQQQSDSEENNKTGKTTAAPLLEFDKSSHTKEEKSKPKRRKTETDFDRFFRETPNKGSDESDNDPSMLGEAVISKESDDGFLQFSTKLDEGSAFFGSNVDDFFAGPSNNEKDDGNFLSFDFDGEGTRKTDDFL, from the exons ATGGATTCCTTATTGTTGATCAATTATTTTGAGAAACAAGCGAAAGTCAGCAGCCATCTGCAAGAACTAATGGCGCAGGTAACAAAATGTTTATTGCGCAAAGAAGAGCAACGCAGTTTGGAAAAGT CCCTTCAACAAGAAACATTAACCCTTACAATGGATGTATATGAGATGGAAGGTGTTTCAAAGCAATTAAAATTACAATACGATCAGCAAAGCGCCGGAGAAGAGAGCATTAATACAATTTATAAATATGctatacaattttgtacacaaaTACAAAATATTGATTGGAATGCACAAATGCATTGTAAGTTGGAATTAATGCAATTGCAATGCCAAAATGAGTTACGCGAATTGAGCGAAGAATATGAAATGGCACAAAAACGTAGAAGCGAATTACAGCAGCGGCCAATAG TACAAATGGCTCATACCGCGCAGAAAGAACTTGTTGATGTTGAGGCGAAAATGAATCAATCCAAACAAACAGCGTTTGAACATCAAACCAAATTGTTGGATCGCCTAACGGATATGAGAAACGAACGTAATGCTACTATTGTTTATTTGGTGGAAGGTAGCAAAAAAATAGTTGATCTGAACAAAGAG ATTGAAGATGAAAAAAGCTCTCATGAACATCAAAGAAAGGAACTACTAAGACAGAAACAGGAACTGATATCGAAACTGCAAAAACATAGTGCCAAA CTTCCCGATGCCTCTGCTGGAAACATTGAAGATAAAGAAAGTTTACCGCAAGTAGAAAACGCGCCTGTAACTATAACAAAGCTTGAGCCATTTCCTAATATGGGAAACGGCTGCAATGCGACGACTGTTTGTGCAGAGCAGAAGAAACTGAGTTTTGTAGAGCTTTTCAAGGAATGGGGAACAAAAAGACAACTGCAATTTCCACAAATTATGACCAACGCAGCGAATATGTTTCCAGAAAAATCACCGATAACGCCACCGAAAGAGATCTTATCTACAAGCCTGACAGTAAGCAACATAAGTATAAATCACATTAATGAACCGTTGACAAATGTGTGCATAGAAAGCACACCACGATCTGTATCGCGACGCCCATATGAAGATGAGAGTGACACGCTGTTTATACCAAAGAAGCGGGTACGCTTGACTGATCAAGAAGTGGTTGAGTCGAATGATACCTTTTTTTCTGAGGCTGTCTCGAATGAAATTGAAAGCGCGTATAGTGCTAAGGAAAACGAAATCGAAAATCGAGGGAACGCTACATTTGTGATTGAACAGAGCACAGAGATCCCATCCAAAAGTGATACAGAGACTATAGAAATTTTTAGCACTGGAGAGATGGAAAAAAGAGAAACAATGCGCGCAGAAGAGCTTACCAAGCAGAAAGTAAATAAACCAGTTTTCGTTAAAGCAAATAAACTGCTCAAGAAAGCAAAACTAATGGGCTCCCAAAAAATGACAAGCAAAGTCTTTAAATCCTGCAAGAGTAGAGTTGGCAATGGGAAATCTAAAATTGAAATTCAAGAATGCCGCATTATCAAACCGGCCGGCACTAAATTACCAACC AAACTACCCATCGACCTACCACAAGAGGAGCAAGCTATAAAATCTCCAAAATCCCGAAACTCTTCCACAAATGCTTCACCTGCAACaaaaattgaagttaaaataTTCAAGTCACCACAAAGGCCGCCAAAGCGAAAGGCTGCAAAGCTGAGCGACTGTGACGTATATTTCCGTAAATTCCTTCAACAGCAATCTGATTCTGAGGAAAACAACAAAACCGGCAAAACTACTGCAGCGCCTTTGTTAGAATTTGATAAATCCAGTCATACCAAGGAAGAAAAATCCAAACCTAAACGCAGAAAAACTGAAACTGATTTTGATCGCTTCTTTCGCGAAACTCCTAATAAAGGATCTGATGAGAGCGATAATGATCCATCAATGTTAGGCGAAGCTGTCATAAGCAAGGAAAGCGATGATGGATTTCTACAATTCAGTACGAAGCTTGATGAGGGTTCTGCGTTTTTCGGCAGTAACGTTGATGATTTTTTTGCTGGACCATCAAATAATGAAAAGGATGATGGTAATTTTTTGTCATTCGATTTTGATGGTGAAGGAACGCGTAAAACGGATGATTTCttataa
- the LOC137241466 gene encoding uncharacterized protein, whose amino-acid sequence MGNKKTTAISTNYEQRSKYVSRKITDHDTERDLIYKPDKSTPRSILRRPDGDESDTLFIPKKRVRFADQEVVESNDTFFSEAGSNEIESAYNAKENGIKNRGNATFVIEQSADIPFKSDTETIEIFSTGEMEKRETMRAEGLTKQKVNKPVFVKANKLLKKAKLMGSQKMTNKGFKSCKSRVDNGKSKIEIQQCRIIKPFSTKLPTKLPIDQEEQAIKSPKTRNSSTNASPATKSEVKIFKSQQRPPKRKAAKLSDCEVYFRKFLQQQSDSDEDNKTGKATTTALLAFEKSSHTKEEENSKPKRKKSETDFDRFFRETLNNGSHESDNDPSKLGEAVISKEGDDGFLQFSTKLDESSAFFGNNVDDFFAGPSNNEKDDGYGCGEKTKINWLTMVWLSLGRYGIAPLTNYIDFHKVGWISCFIWIWIRQPHFNLPNYTVNNELHRFHQATSPSGPCFSIQIFLVLDMATPFVECNEPVLLKFSLCR is encoded by the exons ATGGGGAACAAAAAGACAACTGCAATTTCAACCAATTATGAACAACGCAGCAAATATGTTTCCAGAAAAATCACCGATCACGACACCGAAAGAGATCTTATCTACAAGCCTGACA AAAGCACACCACGATCTATATTGCGACGCCCAGATGGAGATGAGAGTGACACGCTGTTTATACCAAAGAAGCGGGTACGCTTTGCTGATCAAGAAGTGGTTGAGTCGAATGATACCTTTTTTTCTGAGGCTGGCTCGAATGAAATTGAAAGCGCGTATAATGCTAAGGAAAACGGAATCAAAAATCGAGGGAACGCTACATTTGTGATTGAGCAGAGCGCAGATATCCCATTCAAAAGTGATACAGAGACTATAGAAATTTTTAGCACTGGAGAGATGGAAAAAAGAGAAACAATGCGTGCAGAAGGGCTTACCAAGCAGAAAGTAAATAAACCAGTTTTCGTTAAAGCAAATAAACTGCTCAAGAAGGCAAAACTAATGGGCTCCCAAAAAATGACAAACAAAGGCTTTAAATCCTGCAAGAGTAGAGTTGACAATGGGAAATCCAAAATTGAAATTCAGCAATGCCGCATTATCAAACCGTTCAGCACTAAATTACCAACC AAACTACCCATCGACCAAGAGGAGCAAGCTATAAAATCTCCAAAAACCCGAAACTCTTCCACAAATGCTTCACCTGCAACAAAAAGTGaagttaaaattttcaaatcacaACAAAGGCCGCCAAAGCGAAAGGCTGCAAAGCTGAGCGACTGTGAGGTATATTTCCGTAAATTCCTTCAACAGCAATCTGATTCTGATGAAGATAACAAAACCGGCAAAGCTACTACAACGGCTTTGTTAGCATTTGAAAAATCCAGTCATACCAAAGAAGAAGAAAACTCCAAGCCAAAGCGCAAAAAATCTGAAACTGATTTTGATCGCTTCTTTCGCGAAACTCTTAATAACGGATCCCATGAGAGCGATAATGATCCCTCAAAGTTAGGCGAAGCTGTCATAAGCAAGGAAGGCGATGATGGATTTCTACAATTCAGTACGAAGCTTGATGAGAGTTCTGCGTTTTTCGGCAATAACGTTGATGATTTTTTTGCTGGACCATCAAATAATGAAAAGGATGATG gttatggatgtggcgaaaaaacaaaaatcaattggTTGACTATGGTATGGTTATCGCTAGGGCGGTATGGTATagcaccattgaccaattacattgatttccataaggttggttggatcagctgttttatatggatatggatacgtcaaccGCACTTCAATCTGCCGAACTACACAGTAAACAATGAGCTTCATCGTTTTCATCAAGCAACGTCACCGTCTGGTCCTTGCTTTAGCATACAAATATTTTTGGTCCTTGATATGGCAACTCCTTTTGTTGAATGTAATGAACcggtacttttaaaattttcactgtGCCGTTAA